A stretch of the Sphingobacterium thalpophilum genome encodes the following:
- a CDS encoding transposase: MKKERRKFSSGFKTKVAIEAIKEQQSIQELAAKYELHPTQINSWKREFLANAEQVFASEKREEKDDSKEKELYSKIGELQIQVDFLKKVLGK, translated from the coding sequence TCAGTTCAGGCTTTAAGACGAAGGTAGCCATAGAAGCCATTAAAGAGCAACAGAGCATCCAGGAACTGGCGGCGAAATATGAGTTACATCCCACGCAGATCAACAGCTGGAAACGTGAATTTCTGGCCAATGCCGAACAGGTGTTCGCCAGTGAAAAGAGAGAAGAGAAAGATGATTCGAAAGAGAAAGAACTCTATTCCAAGATCGGTGAGTTACAGATCCAGGTGGATTTCTTAAAAAAAGTATTGGGGAAATGA